From a region of the Pseudomonas fulva 12-X genome:
- a CDS encoding aldehyde dehydrogenase (NADP(+)) translates to MPATIGHNIIGGAFSAAGSVVHKSHDATTGEALPHDFIQATPEEVDAAAKAAAAAYPTYRSLSAEKRAAFLDAIADELDALGDEFVATVTRETALPTARIQGERGRTSGQMRLFAKVLRRGDFYGARIDRALPDRQPLPRPDLRQYRIGLGPVAVFGASNFPLAFSTAGGDTAAALAAGCPVVFKAHSGHMTTAAHVGEAILRAAEKTGMPKGVFNMIYGSGVGEALVKHPAIQAVGFTGSLKGGRALCDMAAARPQPIPVFAEMSSINPVILLPEAAKARGEKIAGELAGSVVMGCGQFCTNPGLVIGIRSPEFSAFLETFTAKMAEQQPQTMLNAGTLKSYVKGLEALNAHSGITHLTGAKQEGNQARPQLFKADVSLLLNGDELLQEEVFGPTTIVVEVADKAELLKAIDGLHGQLTATLLTEPGDLAGSEELFALLEQKVGRVLFNGYPTGVEVCDSMVHGGPYPATSDARGTSVGTLAIDRFLRPVCYQNCPDALLPDALKNANPLGIARLVDGASSRDAL, encoded by the coding sequence ATGCCCGCTACCATCGGCCACAACATCATCGGCGGCGCGTTCAGCGCAGCCGGCTCCGTCGTTCACAAGAGTCATGACGCTACCACTGGCGAAGCCCTGCCCCACGATTTCATCCAGGCCACGCCCGAAGAAGTCGACGCTGCCGCCAAGGCCGCTGCCGCTGCCTATCCGACTTACCGCAGCCTGTCGGCTGAAAAGCGCGCCGCGTTCCTCGACGCCATCGCCGATGAGCTGGACGCCCTGGGTGACGAATTCGTCGCCACCGTAACCCGCGAAACCGCCCTGCCGACCGCCCGTATCCAGGGCGAGCGTGGTCGTACCAGTGGCCAGATGCGCCTGTTCGCCAAGGTGCTGCGCCGCGGCGACTTCTATGGCGCGCGCATCGATCGTGCCCTGCCGGATCGCCAGCCCCTGCCGCGTCCGGATCTGCGCCAGTACCGCATCGGCCTGGGCCCGGTCGCCGTGTTCGGCGCCAGCAACTTCCCGCTGGCCTTCTCCACCGCCGGTGGTGACACCGCCGCCGCCCTGGCCGCCGGTTGCCCGGTGGTGTTCAAGGCCCACAGCGGCCACATGACCACCGCTGCTCACGTTGGCGAAGCCATCCTACGCGCTGCCGAGAAAACCGGCATGCCCAAAGGCGTGTTCAACATGATCTACGGTTCGGGCGTCGGCGAGGCGCTGGTCAAGCACCCGGCCATCCAGGCCGTCGGCTTCACCGGCTCGCTCAAAGGCGGTCGTGCCCTGTGCGACATGGCCGCGGCGCGCCCGCAGCCAATCCCGGTATTTGCCGAGATGAGCAGCATCAACCCAGTCATCCTGCTGCCGGAAGCCGCCAAGGCCCGTGGCGAGAAGATCGCCGGCGAGCTGGCCGGCTCCGTGGTCATGGGCTGTGGCCAATTCTGCACCAACCCGGGCCTGGTGATCGGCATTCGTTCGCCGGAGTTCAGCGCCTTCCTGGAAACCTTCACCGCCAAGATGGCCGAGCAGCAGCCGCAAACCATGCTCAACGCCGGCACCCTGAAGAGCTACGTGAAAGGCCTGGAAGCGCTCAACGCACATTCGGGTATCACCCACCTGACCGGTGCCAAGCAGGAAGGCAACCAGGCGCGCCCGCAGCTGTTCAAGGCCGACGTCAGCCTGCTGCTGAACGGCGACGAATTGCTGCAGGAAGAAGTCTTCGGCCCGACCACCATCGTCGTCGAAGTGGCCGACAAGGCCGAGCTGCTGAAAGCCATCGATGGCCTGCACGGTCAGCTGACCGCGACCCTGCTCACCGAGCCGGGCGACCTGGCCGGCAGCGAAGAGTTGTTCGCGCTGCTCGAGCAGAAAGTCGGCCGCGTGCTGTTCAACGGCTACCCGACCGGCGTGGAAGTCTGCGACTCCATGGTCCACGGCGGCCCGTACCCGGCAACCTCCGATGCTCGCGGCACCTCCGTCGGCACCCTGGCCATCGACCGTTTCCTGCGCCCGGTGTGCTACCAGAACTGCCCGGACGCCCTGCTGCCGGACGCGTTGAAAAACGCCAACCCGCTGGGCATCGCCCGCTTGGTGGATGGAGCCAGCAGCCGTGACGCGCTGTAA
- a CDS encoding AraC family transcriptional regulator, producing the protein MHSLLPRSPHTDLHGVIETLRQIEPLLDAMPEVVFFIKDTATRYALVNQTLVQRLGVRSKQSLLGMTAEQVFPASFGPSYTAQDRRVLKDGSQLDDQLELHLYYGSQPVWCLTHKLALRNPAGEIIGLAGISRDVQLPQSSHPAYPKLAAVDAHIREHFARPISLAELTELAGLSVAQLERHCKRIFQLTPRQMIHKARLGEASRLLQQDLPITEIALRCGYTDHSAFSRQFRALTGLTPSQFRFSHQR; encoded by the coding sequence ATGCACAGCTTGCTCCCCCGCTCGCCCCATACCGACCTGCACGGCGTGATCGAGACCTTGCGGCAGATCGAGCCGCTGCTCGATGCGATGCCCGAGGTGGTGTTCTTCATCAAGGACACCGCGACCCGTTACGCCCTGGTCAACCAGACCCTGGTGCAGCGCCTGGGCGTCCGGAGCAAGCAGAGTCTGCTGGGCATGACCGCCGAACAGGTGTTTCCGGCCAGCTTTGGCCCGTCCTACACGGCCCAGGATAGGCGGGTGCTGAAGGACGGCAGCCAGCTCGACGACCAACTGGAGCTGCACCTTTATTACGGCAGCCAGCCGGTCTGGTGCCTGACCCACAAGCTGGCGCTGCGCAACCCGGCAGGCGAGATCATTGGCCTGGCCGGCATTTCCCGCGACGTGCAGCTGCCGCAATCGAGCCACCCGGCGTACCCGAAGCTGGCGGCGGTGGATGCCCATATCCGCGAGCACTTCGCCCGGCCCATCAGCCTGGCTGAACTCACCGAACTGGCCGGGCTTTCGGTGGCGCAGCTGGAGCGTCACTGCAAGCGCATCTTTCAGCTCACCCCGCGGCAGATGATCCACAAGGCGCGCCTTGGCGAGGCCAGCCGCCTGCTGCAGCAGGACTTGCCGATCACCGAGATCGCCCTGCGCTGCGGTTACACCGACCACAGCGCTTTCAGCCGCCAGTTCCGTGCGCTAACCGGGCTGACACCCAGCCAGTTTCGCTTCTCCCATCAGCGCTGA
- a CDS encoding NAD(P)/FAD-dependent oxidoreductase — protein sequence MTPTRVADVIVIGAGIIGAACARELARRGQQVLVIDAGLHGATAAGMGHLLVIDDNQAELDISRYSVRRWRELGPQLPDDCAYRNNGTLWLAANEQELAAAEAKSLNLQGEGVRSEMIAGHRLQQLEPILRDGLHGALRLPDDGIVYAPNTARWLLDEQRIHQRRARVVELDGNRLRLDDDSWLSAGAVILANGIQAVELCPELPIAPKKGHLLITDRYPHPVTHTITELSYLTSVHNTSGASVACNIQPRPTGQLFIGTSRQFDNDDPEVDGWLLARMLKHAVTYAPGLAELNGIRAWAGFRAATPDGMPLIGEHPAQPGLWLAVGHEGLGVTAAPATADLLAALLFNEAEPIPAAAYSPRRYLGAPAHA from the coding sequence GTGACGCCGACGCGGGTCGCCGATGTGATCGTCATCGGCGCCGGCATCATCGGCGCCGCCTGTGCCCGTGAACTGGCGCGCCGCGGCCAGCAGGTACTGGTAATCGACGCCGGCCTGCACGGCGCCACCGCAGCCGGCATGGGCCACCTGCTGGTAATCGATGACAACCAGGCCGAACTGGATATCAGCCGCTACTCGGTGCGCCGCTGGCGCGAGCTGGGCCCGCAGCTGCCGGACGACTGCGCCTACCGCAACAACGGCACGCTGTGGCTGGCCGCCAACGAGCAGGAGCTGGCGGCGGCCGAGGCGAAAAGCCTCAATCTGCAAGGCGAAGGCGTGCGCAGCGAAATGATCGCAGGTCACCGCCTGCAGCAGCTCGAGCCAATCCTGCGCGACGGCCTGCACGGCGCCTTGCGCCTGCCGGATGACGGCATTGTCTACGCGCCGAACACCGCCCGCTGGCTGCTCGACGAGCAACGCATCCACCAGCGCCGCGCCCGCGTTGTCGAGCTGGACGGCAATCGCCTGCGCCTCGACGACGACAGCTGGCTGAGCGCCGGCGCGGTGATACTCGCCAACGGCATCCAGGCCGTGGAGCTGTGCCCGGAGCTGCCCATCGCGCCGAAGAAAGGTCACCTGCTGATCACCGATCGTTACCCGCACCCGGTTACCCACACCATCACCGAGCTGAGCTACCTGACCAGCGTGCATAACACCAGCGGCGCCTCGGTGGCCTGCAATATCCAGCCACGGCCGACCGGCCAGTTGTTCATCGGCACCTCGCGACAATTCGACAATGACGACCCCGAGGTGGACGGCTGGCTGCTGGCGCGCATGCTCAAGCATGCCGTGACCTACGCCCCAGGCCTGGCGGAGCTCAACGGTATCCGCGCCTGGGCGGGGTTTCGCGCCGCGACGCCTGATGGCATGCCGCTGATCGGCGAGCACCCTGCGCAGCCCGGTCTGTGGCTGGCGGTCGGTCATGAAGGGCTGGGTGTTACCGCCGCTCCAGCGACCGCCGACCTGCTCGCCGCACTGTTATTCAACGAGGCCGAGCCGATACCCGCAGCTGCCTACTCACCGCGGCGTTACCTGGGAGCGCCCGCCCATGCCTGA
- a CDS encoding NAD(P)/FAD-dependent oxidoreductase, with translation MKQSTDVLIIGAGPAGLSAALAAANDGARVVLVDDNPLLGGQIWRDGAQARLPAQARQLRDAVDNHATIQRHEATRVVARAGKNGLLVEDVERGWVIDYHRLILCTGARELLLPFPGWTLPGVTGAGGLQALIKGGLPVAGERIVIAGSGPLLLASASTAKHSGAQVLRIAEQATARSVARFALQLPRWPHKLLQAFALFDANYHTRTRIIAALGSDRLEGVRLQRGDQIEELQCERLACGFGLIANTGLGQAFGCALVNDAIGVDTWQATNVAGLYAAGECTGFGGSELALVEGRIAGHAAAGNRGAAQRLWPARARWQRFADALHEHFALDPALKRLAEADTLLCRCEDVPYAAVAAHASWREAKLATRCGMGACQGRVCGAAAQHLFGWQSPAPRPPFSPARIDTLTRLGEPEQSA, from the coding sequence ATGAAGCAGAGCACCGACGTGCTGATCATCGGCGCCGGCCCGGCCGGTCTGTCGGCCGCCCTGGCTGCCGCCAACGACGGCGCGCGGGTGGTGCTGGTCGACGACAACCCGCTGCTCGGCGGGCAGATCTGGCGCGATGGAGCACAGGCCAGGTTGCCGGCCCAGGCCCGCCAGTTGCGTGACGCTGTGGATAACCACGCCACCATCCAGCGCCACGAGGCCACGCGGGTGGTCGCCAGAGCCGGCAAGAACGGTCTGCTGGTCGAGGATGTCGAGCGCGGCTGGGTGATCGACTATCACCGCCTGATCCTGTGCACCGGCGCGCGCGAGCTGCTGCTGCCCTTTCCCGGCTGGACGCTGCCCGGTGTTACCGGCGCCGGCGGCCTGCAGGCATTGATCAAGGGCGGGCTGCCGGTGGCCGGCGAGCGCATCGTGATTGCCGGCAGTGGCCCGCTGCTGCTGGCCTCGGCAAGCACCGCGAAGCACAGCGGCGCTCAGGTGCTGCGTATCGCCGAGCAGGCAACCGCCCGCTCGGTCGCCCGCTTCGCCTTGCAGCTGCCGCGCTGGCCACACAAGCTGCTGCAGGCCTTTGCCCTGTTCGATGCCAACTACCACACACGCACGCGGATCATCGCCGCGCTGGGCTCCGATCGCCTGGAAGGCGTGCGCCTACAGCGTGGCGATCAGATCGAGGAACTGCAATGCGAGCGCCTGGCCTGCGGCTTCGGCCTGATCGCCAACACCGGGCTCGGCCAGGCTTTCGGCTGCGCACTGGTCAACGACGCCATCGGCGTGGACACCTGGCAGGCGACCAACGTAGCGGGCCTTTACGCAGCTGGCGAATGCACCGGCTTCGGCGGTAGCGAACTGGCGCTGGTGGAAGGCCGTATCGCCGGGCATGCCGCGGCCGGCAACCGCGGCGCAGCGCAGCGACTATGGCCGGCACGCGCACGCTGGCAGCGCTTCGCCGATGCCCTGCACGAACACTTCGCCCTCGACCCGGCGCTCAAACGCCTGGCCGAAGCGGACACCCTGCTGTGTCGCTGCGAAGATGTGCCCTACGCGGCCGTGGCCGCACACGCCAGCTGGCGCGAAGCGAAACTGGCGACCCGTTGCGGCATGGGCGCCTGCCAGGGTCGGGTGTGCGGGGCCGCGGCTCAGCATCTGTTCGGCTGGCAGTCGCCGGCGCCGCGCCCACCCTTCAGCCCGGCGCGCATCGACACGCTCACGCGGTTGGGCGAGCCAGAACAGAGCGCTTAG
- a CDS encoding GntR family transcriptional regulator — translation MSEVITRHLRDAIVAGRFAEDEPIRQDEIARLFNVSKIPVREALKRLEAEGLVVFQRNRGAMVTRIAEAELAQMFEVRILLEDKALRLAIPNMTDATFAEAERICEAFIGEHDVGRWAALNWALHACLYEPAQRPYLVNLIRSIHDKLERYLRLQMSLSEGKDRADQEHREIIAACQARDVERAAALLEQHITGVCRSLFEHLPGRK, via the coding sequence ATGTCGGAGGTAATAACCCGGCACCTGCGCGACGCCATCGTGGCCGGCCGCTTCGCCGAGGACGAGCCGATCCGCCAGGACGAAATCGCCCGGCTGTTCAACGTCAGCAAGATTCCCGTGCGCGAGGCGCTCAAGCGCCTGGAGGCCGAGGGGCTGGTGGTGTTCCAGCGCAACCGCGGGGCGATGGTCACACGTATCGCCGAGGCGGAGCTGGCGCAGATGTTCGAGGTGCGCATCCTGCTCGAGGACAAGGCGCTGCGCCTGGCGATCCCCAACATGACTGACGCGACCTTCGCCGAGGCCGAGCGCATCTGCGAGGCGTTCATCGGCGAGCACGACGTCGGCCGCTGGGCTGCACTCAACTGGGCGCTGCACGCCTGCCTTTACGAGCCGGCGCAGCGGCCTTATCTGGTCAACCTGATCCGCTCGATCCACGACAAGCTGGAGCGCTACCTGCGCCTGCAGATGAGCCTGTCCGAGGGCAAGGATCGCGCCGACCAGGAGCACCGCGAGATCATCGCCGCCTGCCAGGCCAGGGACGTGGAGCGCGCCGCGGCGCTACTGGAGCAGCACATCACCGGTGTGTGTCGCAGCCTGTTCGAGCATTTGCCTGGACGAAAGTGA
- a CDS encoding L,D-transpeptidase family protein, translated as MFSPSVSAAWALALVAPLALADTPPPSPLQEQLAEPALNCVTPVLELSAKDREWLDPFYLLRGTQPAWNKENLPMLFAQLEALADDGLEPRAYHLEPLRQLAEVDDPSPRLAACVDVLATTAYLRALRDLSYGRLEQAKVEPLWEPESMAAPQSQAPLLAIAQAGLADPAQAFAQARPDFGPYQQLRQRYAELRRQELPQWLAIPGGTLLKPGAVDGRVPLLEQRLQLHGDLSQGAPTLVAEQTSVYSTALVEAVKAFQRNHLLKPDGVVGPGTLAELNRSASERMDQIRINLERLRWLSHEIEPTSVLIDVAGAEVMFLRDHAVAWQARTQVGRPARPTPLLRSRITHLTLNPTWTIPPTILKEDKLPELRRDAAGYLAANHMQVIDYEGNPVDPRGVDWERPGRVMIRQSAGEHSPLGKVAIRFPNPFSVYLHDTPSQRLFDNLPRLFSSGCVRVERVTELVDQLLAGASPTERARIARQWESGRTLRADLPQPVPILMAYWTAQVGADGTVQFRPDIYGHDARLLRALEASNRI; from the coding sequence TTGTTTTCTCCCTCTGTATCTGCTGCCTGGGCGTTGGCCCTGGTGGCACCCCTGGCGCTGGCCGATACCCCGCCACCGAGCCCGCTGCAGGAGCAGCTCGCCGAGCCCGCGCTGAACTGCGTAACGCCCGTGCTTGAGCTGTCCGCCAAGGATCGCGAGTGGCTGGATCCGTTCTATCTGCTGCGCGGCACGCAACCAGCGTGGAACAAGGAAAACCTGCCGATGCTGTTCGCTCAGCTGGAGGCATTGGCCGACGATGGCCTGGAGCCGCGCGCCTATCATCTGGAGCCATTGCGCCAACTGGCGGAGGTCGATGATCCGTCGCCGCGCCTGGCGGCCTGTGTCGACGTGCTCGCTACCACGGCGTATCTGCGGGCCCTGCGGGATCTGTCCTACGGGCGCCTGGAGCAGGCCAAGGTCGAGCCGCTGTGGGAGCCTGAGAGCATGGCCGCGCCCCAGAGCCAGGCGCCGCTGCTGGCCATTGCCCAGGCGGGGCTGGCCGACCCGGCGCAGGCTTTCGCCCAGGCGCGACCGGATTTTGGCCCCTACCAGCAATTGCGTCAGCGCTACGCCGAACTGCGCCGCCAGGAGTTGCCGCAGTGGCTGGCGATTCCCGGCGGCACGTTGCTCAAGCCCGGCGCCGTGGATGGCCGGGTGCCCTTGCTGGAGCAGCGGCTGCAGCTACACGGTGACCTGTCCCAGGGCGCGCCGACGCTGGTCGCCGAGCAAACCTCGGTGTATTCCACGGCGCTGGTCGAGGCGGTCAAGGCGTTCCAGCGCAACCACCTGCTCAAGCCCGACGGCGTGGTCGGCCCCGGCACCCTGGCCGAGTTGAACCGTTCCGCCAGCGAGCGCATGGATCAGATCCGCATCAACCTGGAGCGCCTGCGCTGGCTGTCCCACGAGATCGAGCCGACCAGCGTGCTGATCGACGTGGCGGGCGCCGAAGTGATGTTCCTGCGTGACCACGCCGTCGCCTGGCAGGCGCGCACCCAGGTCGGTCGCCCGGCCCGGCCGACGCCGCTGCTGCGTTCGCGCATCACCCACCTGACCCTCAACCCGACCTGGACCATTCCGCCGACCATCCTGAAGGAAGACAAGCTGCCCGAGCTGCGCCGTGACGCGGCCGGCTACCTGGCTGCCAACCACATGCAGGTGATCGACTACGAAGGCAATCCGGTAGACCCGCGCGGCGTCGACTGGGAGCGCCCCGGCCGGGTGATGATCCGGCAGTCGGCGGGTGAGCACAGCCCGCTAGGCAAGGTGGCGATCCGCTTCCCCAACCCCTTCTCGGTGTACCTGCACGACACACCGAGCCAGCGCCTGTTCGACAACCTGCCGCGGTTGTTCAGCTCGGGCTGCGTGCGCGTCGAGCGGGTCACCGAGCTGGTCGATCAGTTGCTCGCTGGCGCCTCGCCAACCGAGCGTGCGCGCATCGCCAGGCAGTGGGAAAGCGGCCGCACCCTGCGCGCCGACCTGCCACAACCGGTGCCGATCCTGATGGCCTACTGGACGGCCCAGGTCGGTGCTGACGGTACGGTGCAGTTCCGGCCGGATATCTATGGGCACGATGCGCGTTTGCTCAGGGCGCTGGAGGCGTCGAATCGGATTTAG
- a CDS encoding murein L,D-transpeptidase catalytic domain family protein produces MMTTIQRICLAFICLALPVPSVIAATLAPDPLLEGLSAQAPALDRQVLNHALDAMRCAINNGAVPAQRLAVIDFSKPSSDRRLWIFDLTKKRVLLHDLVAHGQQSGDNFATRFSNREGSHQSSIGLFRTSESYTGKHGYSLRMDGLEPGFNDLARQRAIVIHPADYVNPAWIKTQGRIGRSQGCPAVRPEVARMVVDSLKGGQFMFSYYPDKRWLKGSAFINCKPGLVAGLVSAKDG; encoded by the coding sequence ATGATGACCACGATTCAGCGCATTTGCTTAGCCTTTATTTGCCTGGCGTTGCCCGTTCCGTCCGTAATCGCCGCCACCTTGGCGCCGGATCCGCTGCTCGAAGGGCTGTCCGCACAAGCGCCGGCGCTCGATCGCCAGGTCCTCAATCACGCCCTCGACGCGATGCGCTGCGCCATCAACAATGGTGCCGTACCTGCCCAGCGCCTGGCCGTGATCGACTTCTCCAAACCTTCCAGCGACCGTCGCCTGTGGATCTTCGATCTGACCAAGAAGCGCGTGCTGCTGCACGACCTGGTCGCCCACGGCCAGCAGTCCGGCGACAACTTCGCCACGCGATTCTCCAATCGCGAAGGCAGCCATCAATCGAGCATCGGCCTGTTTCGCACTAGCGAAAGCTACACCGGCAAACACGGCTACTCGCTGCGCATGGACGGCCTGGAACCCGGCTTCAACGACCTGGCCCGCCAGCGCGCCATCGTCATCCATCCCGCCGATTACGTGAACCCGGCCTGGATCAAGACCCAAGGCCGCATCGGCCGCAGCCAGGGCTGCCCCGCAGTACGCCCGGAAGTCGCACGCATGGTGGTAGACAGCCTCAAGGGCGGCCAATTCATGTTTTCGTACTACCCCGACAAACGCTGGCTGAAGGGCTCGGCGTTCATCAATTGCAAGCCGGGTCTGGTGGCGGGGCTCGTCAGCGCCAAAGACGGCTGA
- a CDS encoding dihydrodipicolinate synthase family protein: MSRAVNWSGVFPAVTTQFNDDFSINLEETHKVISNVIRDGVSGLVVCGSVGENTSLSAEEKIAVTEVAVDAAKGRVPVICGVAEFTSVTAAKTANLVRKAGVDGVMLMPALVYGSKPYETAEHFRYVARHADVPLMVYNNPPIYKNDVTPDILISLADCDNVVCFKDSSGDTRRFIDVRNEVGDRFVLFAGLDDVVLESLAVGAEGWVSGMSNVFPKEGETIFRLCKAGRFAEAMPIYEWLMPILHLDARADLVQCIKLCEAIAGRGRELTRPPRLLLRGEDRAHVEAIMAKALANRPHLPDVGL, encoded by the coding sequence ATGAGCAGAGCAGTTAACTGGAGCGGCGTTTTCCCGGCCGTTACCACGCAGTTCAACGACGATTTCTCCATCAATCTGGAAGAAACCCACAAGGTGATTTCCAATGTGATCCGTGATGGCGTATCGGGCCTGGTGGTGTGCGGCTCGGTGGGCGAGAACACCTCGCTGAGCGCCGAGGAGAAGATCGCCGTCACCGAGGTCGCGGTGGACGCTGCCAAGGGTCGGGTGCCGGTGATCTGCGGGGTCGCCGAATTCACCAGCGTCACCGCTGCCAAGACCGCCAACCTGGTGCGCAAGGCCGGCGTCGACGGGGTGATGCTCATGCCCGCACTGGTCTATGGATCCAAGCCCTACGAGACCGCCGAGCACTTTCGCTATGTGGCCCGGCATGCCGACGTGCCGCTGATGGTTTACAACAATCCGCCCATCTACAAGAACGACGTGACGCCGGACATCCTCATCTCCCTGGCCGATTGCGACAACGTGGTGTGCTTCAAGGACAGCTCCGGCGACACCCGCCGCTTCATCGACGTGCGCAACGAAGTCGGCGATCGCTTCGTGCTGTTCGCCGGCCTCGACGACGTGGTGCTGGAAAGCCTGGCCGTCGGCGCCGAAGGCTGGGTGTCGGGGATGAGCAACGTGTTCCCGAAAGAGGGCGAAACCATCTTCCGCCTGTGCAAGGCCGGGCGCTTCGCCGAAGCCATGCCGATCTACGAGTGGCTGATGCCGATCCTGCACCTCGATGCCCGCGCCGACCTGGTGCAGTGCATCAAGCTGTGCGAAGCCATTGCAGGGCGAGGCCGCGAACTGACTCGACCACCGCGCCTGCTGTTGCGCGGTGAGGACCGCGCCCACGTGGAAGCCATCATGGCCAAGGCGCTGGCCAACCGGCCGCACCTGCCGGACGTGGGCTTGTAA
- a CDS encoding (2Fe-2S)-binding protein: MPELHLDGRPLSVAPGTTVAAALALGGDGSSRTSLNGTRRAPLCGMGVCQECRVTIDGRRRLACQTLCRDGMQVETRP; encoded by the coding sequence ATGCCTGAGTTGCATCTCGATGGCCGGCCGCTCAGCGTGGCGCCAGGCACCACGGTCGCTGCCGCCCTCGCGCTGGGCGGCGACGGCAGTTCGCGCACATCGCTCAACGGCACACGCCGGGCGCCACTGTGCGGCATGGGCGTGTGCCAGGAGTGCCGGGTGACCATCGACGGCCGGCGCCGCCTGGCCTGCCAGACCCTGTGCCGCGACGGTATGCAGGTGGAGACGCGGCCATGA
- a CDS encoding 4-hydroxyproline epimerase, whose translation MKRIQVIDSHTGGEPTRLVVSGFPDLGSGSMAERKRRLASEHDDWRAAAVLEPRGSDVLVGALLCEPVDPDACAGVIFFNNTGYLGMCGHGTIGLVVSLGHMGRIGPGVHRIETPVGTVEATLHEDRSVSVRNVPSYRYRQNVELQVPGYGLVCGDIAWGGNWFFLMAEHGQRIAGDNVEALTAYTYAVQKALEDQGIHGEDGGLIDHIELFADDDKADSRNFVLCPGKAYDRSPCGTGTSAKLACLAADGKLQPGEIWRQASVIGSLFEGSYQWQGDKVIPTIRGRAHISAEATLLLEQDDPFAWGIRP comes from the coding sequence ATGAAACGCATTCAGGTAATCGACTCCCACACTGGCGGCGAGCCTACGCGGTTGGTGGTCAGCGGCTTTCCGGATCTCGGCAGCGGCAGCATGGCCGAGCGCAAGCGACGGCTGGCCAGCGAGCATGACGACTGGCGCGCTGCCGCGGTGCTCGAGCCGCGTGGCAGCGATGTGCTGGTCGGCGCCCTGCTCTGCGAACCCGTCGATCCCGATGCCTGTGCCGGGGTGATCTTCTTCAACAACACTGGCTACCTCGGGATGTGCGGCCACGGCACCATCGGCCTGGTGGTGTCGCTGGGCCACATGGGCCGCATCGGCCCCGGCGTGCACCGGATCGAAACGCCGGTGGGCACCGTGGAGGCGACCCTGCACGAGGATCGCTCGGTGAGCGTGCGCAACGTGCCGTCCTACCGCTATCGCCAGAACGTCGAGCTGCAGGTGCCGGGCTATGGCCTGGTGTGTGGCGATATCGCCTGGGGCGGCAACTGGTTCTTCCTGATGGCCGAGCATGGCCAGCGCATTGCCGGCGACAACGTCGAAGCGCTGACCGCCTACACCTACGCCGTACAGAAGGCGCTGGAAGATCAGGGCATTCATGGCGAGGACGGCGGCCTGATCGACCATATCGAGCTGTTTGCGGATGACGATAAAGCTGACAGCCGCAATTTTGTGCTTTGCCCAGGCAAGGCCTACGACCGCTCGCCCTGCGGCACCGGCACCAGCGCCAAGCTGGCCTGCCTGGCCGCCGACGGCAAACTTCAGCCCGGTGAAATCTGGCGCCAGGCCAGCGTGATCGGCAGCCTGTTCGAGGGCTCGTACCAGTGGCAGGGCGACAAGGTGATCCCGACCATCCGCGGCCGCGCCCATATCAGCGCCGAGGCAACGTTACTACTCGAACAGGACGACCCCTTCGCCTGGGGCATCCGCCCGTGA